A window of the Deinococcus malanensis genome harbors these coding sequences:
- a CDS encoding branched-chain amino acid ABC transporter permease, translating into MKMFDPAIFPVLAADGLTNGAVYALLALALVLVFAVTRIIFIPQGEFVVFGTLTLAALQLGKTPGTLWLLLGALAVAAVMEAASLARRGQAGRGGLILGSAAALGLGVWALTGWLAPLKPPLWSQVLLTLALVAPLGPLLYRTVYQPLQNATVLVLLIASVALHLLMTGLALLFFGPEGSRTPAFVEGNLSLGQVTLSRQSLLVIFVSALLMLSLAQFFNHTMAGKALRATAVNRLGARLVGISPSAAGMLTFTLAALIGALGGMLIGPSVAMTYDSGFLIGLKGFIGAIIGGLVSYPLAAAGAILVGLIESFASFSLSAWKEVIVFTLILPVLLWRSVTTRHIPEDEE; encoded by the coding sequence CTGAAAATGTTTGATCCGGCAATATTTCCAGTCCTGGCGGCCGATGGCCTGACCAATGGCGCCGTGTACGCGCTGCTGGCCCTGGCGCTGGTGCTGGTCTTTGCGGTGACCCGGATCATTTTCATCCCCCAGGGCGAGTTCGTGGTGTTCGGCACCCTGACCCTGGCCGCGTTGCAGCTCGGCAAAACTCCCGGCACGCTGTGGCTGCTGCTGGGGGCACTGGCGGTCGCGGCCGTCATGGAAGCGGCCTCGCTGGCCCGGCGGGGACAGGCCGGGCGGGGAGGCCTGATCCTGGGCAGCGCTGCAGCGCTCGGCCTGGGCGTGTGGGCACTGACCGGCTGGCTCGCACCTCTGAAACCACCCCTGTGGTCGCAGGTGCTGCTGACGCTGGCTCTGGTCGCTCCGCTGGGGCCGCTGCTGTACCGCACGGTGTACCAGCCGCTGCAGAACGCGACGGTGCTGGTGCTGCTGATTGCCTCGGTGGCGCTGCATCTGCTGATGACCGGGCTCGCCCTGCTGTTTTTCGGTCCCGAGGGCTCCCGCACGCCCGCATTCGTGGAGGGCAACCTGAGCCTGGGGCAGGTGACTCTGAGCCGCCAGAGCCTGCTGGTCATCTTTGTCTCGGCCCTGCTGATGCTGAGCCTGGCACAATTCTTCAATCACACCATGGCCGGCAAGGCGCTGCGGGCCACTGCCGTCAACCGGCTGGGCGCCCGGCTGGTGGGCATCAGCCCCTCGGCGGCCGGCATGCTGACGTTCACTCTGGCGGCCCTGATCGGGGCGCTCGGCGGAATGCTGATCGGGCCATCGGTGGCCATGACGTATGACAGCGGCTTCCTGATTGGGCTCAAGGGCTTTATCGGGGCGATCATCGGCGGTCTGGTCAGTTACCCGCTGGCCGCGGCCGGCGCCATTCTGGTGGGCCTGATCGAGAGCTTCGCGTCGTTCAGTCTGTCGGCCTGGAAGGAAGTCATCGTGTTCACCCTGATCCTGCCGGTGCTGCTATGGCGAAGTGTAACGACCCGCCATATTCCCGAGGACGAGGAATGA
- the glpK gene encoding glycerol kinase GlpK, whose translation MSRFILALDQGTTSSRAIVFDQEGSVCRVAQKEFRQFFPRPGWVEHDPQEIWSTQIGVAQEAISGAGLKASDIAAIGITNQRETVVVWDRVTGQPVHPAIVWQDRRTAAFCDQLREQGHAESFQHKTGLLIDAYFSGTKLKWILDHVEGSRERAVRGELAFGTVDSWLIYNLTGGELHVTDSTNACRTLLYDIHTGEWDDELLRVLDIPREVLPRVCSSSEVYGETAEGLLGARIRIAGIAGDQQAATFGQACLERGMAKNTYGTGCFMLMNTDQEAVPSRNQLLTTVAWQLGGARTYALEGSVFVAGAVVQWLRDGLGIIRDSSEVEALATSVDSSEGVFLVPAFVGLGAPYWDSYARGTMVGLTRGTTSAHIARAALESIAFQSAELLEAMGQDSGAPLKELRVDGGASRNNLMMQFQADLLGVPVVRPRVTETTALGAAYLAGLAVGFWQSTGEITRLWQVDRIFEPQMAEDERTRRLTQWRRAVQRSREWEQPEG comes from the coding sequence ATGAGTCGGTTCATCCTTGCGCTCGACCAGGGCACCACCAGCAGCCGCGCGATCGTATTCGATCAGGAAGGCAGCGTCTGCCGCGTGGCCCAGAAGGAATTCCGCCAGTTCTTCCCCCGGCCGGGCTGGGTCGAGCACGATCCGCAGGAGATCTGGAGCACACAGATCGGTGTGGCGCAGGAAGCCATCTCAGGCGCAGGTCTGAAAGCCAGCGACATCGCGGCCATTGGAATCACCAATCAGCGCGAGACGGTGGTGGTGTGGGACCGCGTCACCGGTCAGCCGGTTCACCCTGCCATCGTGTGGCAGGACCGCCGCACCGCGGCCTTCTGTGATCAGCTCAGGGAGCAGGGGCACGCTGAAAGTTTTCAGCACAAGACCGGCCTGCTGATCGACGCCTATTTCAGCGGCACCAAGCTGAAGTGGATTCTGGACCATGTCGAGGGTTCCCGCGAGCGGGCTGTGAGAGGCGAACTGGCCTTCGGCACGGTCGACTCGTGGCTGATCTACAACCTGACGGGGGGCGAACTGCATGTCACCGACTCCACCAATGCCTGCCGGACCCTGCTGTACGACATTCACACCGGCGAGTGGGACGACGAGCTGCTGCGGGTGCTGGATATCCCGCGCGAGGTGCTGCCACGGGTATGCAGCAGCAGTGAGGTGTACGGCGAGACCGCCGAGGGGCTGCTGGGGGCGCGCATCAGGATTGCGGGGATCGCCGGGGATCAGCAGGCGGCCACTTTTGGACAGGCCTGCCTGGAGCGCGGCATGGCCAAGAACACCTACGGAACCGGCTGCTTCATGCTGATGAACACTGACCAGGAAGCCGTGCCCAGCCGGAACCAGCTCCTGACCACGGTGGCTTGGCAGCTCGGTGGGGCGCGGACCTATGCTCTGGAAGGCAGCGTGTTCGTGGCAGGGGCAGTGGTGCAGTGGCTCAGAGACGGCCTGGGGATCATCCGCGACAGCAGTGAGGTCGAGGCCCTGGCCACCAGTGTCGACAGCAGCGAGGGCGTGTTTCTGGTGCCGGCCTTCGTGGGACTGGGGGCGCCCTACTGGGACAGCTACGCCCGGGGCACCATGGTCGGATTGACCCGGGGCACCACCAGCGCGCACATCGCGCGTGCGGCCCTGGAAAGCATCGCCTTTCAGTCAGCCGAACTGCTCGAAGCCATGGGGCAGGACAGCGGAGCACCCCTGAAGGAACTGCGCGTGGACGGTGGCGCCAGCCGCAACAACCTGATGATGCAGTTCCAGGCTGACCTCCTGGGTGTGCCGGTCGTGCGGCCCAGAGTAACCGAAACGACCGCCCTGGGGGCCGCCTACCTCGCCGGGCTGGCCGTGGGCTTCTGGCAGAGTACCGGGGAGATTACCCGCCTGTGGCAGGTAGACCGGATCTTCGAGCCCCAGATGGCCGAAGACGAGCGCACCCGTCGCCTGACCCAGTGGCGCAGGGCCGTGCAGCGCAGCCGAGAGTGGGAGCAGCCGGAAGGCTAA
- a CDS encoding glucose-1-phosphate thymidylyltransferase produces the protein MKAIIPAAGLGTRLRPLTFTRPKPVLPVAGQPIIRLAINTLVEAGIRDIGVVVSDITREEIQSCLGQIEGVQVTLINQHEQLGLGHAVLTARSWVGQDDFCVYLGDNLFEHGAAPFVQQFQQERPEALIALVEVDNPTAFGVAELDGEQITRLVEKPKNPPSNLAVAGLYCFTPAIFEVLDGMPPSARGEYEITDGIQGLIERGARVLGRRVEGWWKDTGRPDDLLDANRLLLEKIEADVQGAVEDSQITGRVVIPASATVLRSKIVGPVLLGENVWVEDAYIGPFTSVGADSVVRQAEIEYSSVDTGALIEKVDIRLQDCLIGVKAQVCGGQRRPRALKLTISDASVIELA, from the coding sequence ATGAAAGCCATTATTCCTGCCGCGGGTCTGGGAACCCGGCTTCGACCCCTGACATTCACGCGTCCCAAACCTGTTCTGCCTGTGGCCGGCCAACCTATCATCCGCCTGGCCATCAACACGCTGGTCGAGGCAGGAATCCGCGACATCGGAGTGGTTGTCTCTGACATCACCCGTGAAGAAATTCAGAGCTGCCTTGGCCAGATCGAGGGCGTCCAGGTCACCCTGATCAACCAGCATGAACAGCTTGGCCTCGGTCATGCGGTTCTGACCGCCCGCAGCTGGGTGGGGCAGGACGACTTCTGCGTGTACCTGGGCGACAATCTGTTCGAGCACGGGGCCGCGCCGTTCGTGCAGCAATTCCAGCAGGAGCGGCCAGAGGCGCTGATCGCGCTGGTTGAGGTCGACAATCCTACGGCATTCGGTGTGGCGGAACTGGATGGCGAGCAGATTACCCGGCTGGTGGAGAAGCCGAAAAACCCGCCGAGCAACCTCGCTGTGGCCGGACTGTACTGCTTTACCCCCGCCATTTTTGAGGTGCTCGACGGCATGCCCCCGTCCGCGCGCGGCGAGTACGAAATCACTGACGGTATCCAGGGCCTGATCGAGCGCGGCGCCAGGGTCTTGGGGCGGCGGGTCGAGGGCTGGTGGAAGGACACCGGGCGGCCCGACGACCTGCTGGATGCCAACCGGCTGCTGCTCGAAAAGATCGAGGCCGACGTACAGGGCGCCGTCGAGGACTCGCAGATCACTGGCCGCGTGGTGATACCGGCCTCGGCCACCGTGCTGCGCAGCAAGATTGTCGGACCAGTGCTGCTGGGTGAGAACGTGTGGGTAGAGGACGCCTACATTGGTCCCTTTACCAGCGTGGGCGCCGACAGCGTGGTGCGTCAGGCCGAAATCGAGTACAGCTCGGTAGACACCGGAGCCCTGATCGAGAAGGTGGATATCCGGCTTCAGGACTGTCTGATCGGCGTGAAGGCCCAGGTGTGCGGCGGACAGCGCCGGCCCAGGGCCCTGAAGCTGACCATCAGCGACGCCAGCGTGATTGAACTGGCCTGA
- the paaK gene encoding phenylacetate--CoA ligase PaaK, whose protein sequence is MFQPDREAMPVPELRALQLQQLQTMLARQYENVPAYRTKFTEAGVTPADLRTLDDLQRFPFTRKADLRDNYPLGLSAVPRTELRRIHASSGTSGKPTVVAYDEHDVNVFEEVVARSLYAAGARPGMVFHNAYGYGLFTGGLGTHGGARRLGLCTVPVSGGGTERQVGLILDLQPEVIACTPSYALVLADALARQGLGPDDISLRYAVLGAEPWAEKTRQEVQARLGVRATNIYGLSEIIGPGVSNEDADEQQGSYVWEDHFYPEIVDPQTGAALPDGEWGVLVLSSMSRSAMPILRYWTGDITRLIPDQGTTGRTMRRMDLIRGRSDDLIILRGVNVYPTQLEAVLASLGQTSPHYHVTVSRSGLMDELHLQVEASDDAPALRQEIVRLVKVQVGVSISCELCAPGSLPRSEGGKLRRVTDLRMAR, encoded by the coding sequence ATGTTCCAACCCGACCGCGAAGCCATGCCTGTTCCCGAACTGCGTGCCCTGCAGCTGCAGCAGCTGCAGACCATGCTGGCTCGCCAGTATGAGAACGTCCCGGCGTACCGCACGAAATTTACCGAGGCGGGCGTCACGCCTGCTGACCTGCGCACGCTGGATGACCTGCAGCGTTTTCCGTTCACCCGCAAGGCTGACCTGCGCGACAATTATCCGCTGGGCCTGAGTGCGGTGCCCCGGACTGAGCTGCGCCGGATCCATGCCAGCAGCGGGACCAGTGGCAAGCCCACCGTGGTCGCCTACGACGAGCACGACGTGAATGTCTTCGAGGAAGTGGTGGCGCGCAGCCTGTACGCCGCCGGCGCGCGCCCCGGTATGGTGTTTCACAACGCCTACGGCTACGGGCTGTTTACGGGCGGGCTCGGAACCCATGGAGGTGCCCGGCGCCTGGGCCTGTGCACCGTGCCGGTGTCGGGCGGTGGCACCGAGCGGCAGGTCGGCCTGATTCTGGACCTGCAGCCTGAGGTCATTGCCTGCACACCCAGCTACGCCCTGGTGCTGGCCGACGCCCTGGCCCGCCAGGGTCTGGGCCCGGATGACATCAGCCTGCGCTACGCCGTTCTGGGTGCCGAACCATGGGCCGAAAAGACCCGCCAGGAGGTCCAGGCACGTCTGGGAGTCCGGGCCACCAACATCTATGGTCTCTCCGAGATCATCGGGCCTGGGGTTAGCAACGAGGACGCCGACGAGCAGCAAGGCAGCTACGTCTGGGAAGACCACTTCTATCCCGAGATCGTGGACCCCCAGACGGGGGCCGCTTTGCCCGACGGCGAATGGGGAGTGCTGGTCCTGAGCAGCATGTCCCGCAGCGCAATGCCGATCCTGCGCTACTGGACCGGGGATATCACCCGCTTGATTCCAGACCAGGGAACCACCGGGCGCACCATGCGCCGGATGGACCTGATCCGGGGCCGCAGCGATGACCTGATCATCCTGCGCGGGGTCAACGTGTATCCGACCCAGCTTGAAGCGGTGCTGGCCAGCCTGGGCCAGACGAGCCCGCACTATCACGTCACCGTGTCGCGCAGCGGCCTGATGGACGAACTGCACCTTCAGGTCGAGGCCAGCGACGATGCGCCGGCCCTGCGCCAGGAGATCGTGCGGCTGGTCAAGGTACAGGTGGGAGTCAGCATCTCCTGCGAGTTGTGCGCGCCAGGCAGCCTGCCCCGCAGCGAGGGTGGCAAACTCCGGCGAGTGACTGACCTGCGCATGGCACGCTGA
- a CDS encoding sugar-binding transcriptional regulator gives MTDDSGALAVQIARLYYHQGLTTDAIARELGLSRPKVSRLLTLARRTGLVEIRIHDPQAQPQSLEAQLRERYPSLTAHVVGVPPGSMDAVWLERVAVASARVLDTLLRPRQVVGLAWGNTVDAVSRVLTPRHVAELEFVQLNGSAHARDFMSGFVTDTITRFAQNYSARAHLFPVPTFFDDPATKAAMWRERSVRHVVDLQERADVLLYSVGTPDPRAPSYVHVGGYLDPVDQQGLHDQGVAGDIATVFYRGDGSFADIPINARASGPDLSLTTRVTHAVCVVSGLAKVEALRGALNGGLMNTLVVDETTARELLRT, from the coding sequence GTGACTGACGACTCCGGGGCCCTGGCAGTGCAGATTGCCCGCCTGTACTACCACCAGGGCCTGACGACCGACGCCATCGCCCGGGAACTGGGGCTGTCGCGGCCGAAGGTCAGCCGGCTGCTGACCCTGGCGCGGCGCACCGGGCTGGTCGAGATTCGCATCCATGACCCCCAGGCACAGCCACAGAGCCTCGAAGCGCAACTGCGTGAGCGCTATCCGTCGTTGACCGCACATGTCGTGGGGGTGCCGCCCGGGAGCATGGATGCGGTGTGGCTGGAGCGTGTGGCGGTCGCCAGCGCGCGTGTGCTCGATACCCTGCTGCGGCCCCGACAGGTGGTCGGACTGGCCTGGGGCAACACGGTCGATGCGGTTTCGCGCGTCCTGACGCCGCGTCACGTGGCGGAGCTGGAATTTGTTCAGCTCAATGGCAGCGCCCATGCCCGGGATTTCATGAGCGGCTTCGTCACCGATACGATTACGCGCTTTGCCCAGAACTACAGTGCGCGTGCGCACCTGTTCCCAGTCCCCACCTTCTTTGACGACCCGGCGACCAAGGCGGCCATGTGGCGCGAACGCAGCGTGCGGCACGTGGTGGATCTGCAGGAGCGCGCCGACGTGCTGCTGTACTCGGTGGGCACGCCAGACCCGCGTGCTCCCAGTTACGTTCATGTGGGCGGGTACCTTGATCCGGTGGATCAGCAGGGCCTGCATGACCAGGGCGTGGCTGGCGATATCGCCACAGTCTTCTACCGCGGCGATGGAAGCTTTGCCGACATTCCCATCAATGCGCGGGCCAGCGGGCCCGACCTGAGCCTCACGACCCGTGTGACTCACGCTGTGTGCGTTGTGAGCGGCCTTGCCAAGGTCGAGGCGCTGCGAGGAGCACTCAACGGCGGTCTGATGAACACCCTGGTCGTGGACGAGACGACCGCCCGAGAACTTCTGCGCACCTGA
- a CDS encoding glycerol-3-phosphate dehydrogenase/oxidase, with product MTQPTDPRTQQLQDATQPQTWDLLVIGGGASGLGTALEAASRGYRTLLLEAQDYAKGTSSRSTKLVHGGVRYLAQGNISLVREALHERGLMRRNAPHLVRDQAFVVAAYTWWSAPFYGAGLKLYDLLAGKLGLGRSRYVTASEALRRIPTLRRPALKGGILYFDGQFDDARMAISLLRTFQNFGGVALNHAPVTGLLHENGRIAGADFRDSETGQTHSVRARAVVNATGVFVDEVRRMEDPHIQPMLSPSQGVHVVVGRRFLPGDSAIMVPRTDDGRVLFAVPWHGRVVIGTTDTPVPETSAEPRALAEEVDFILRTAAQYMDPAPTQADVLSVFAGLRPLVRAAEGTDTKALSRDHVIRISGGGLVTLTGGKWTTYRRMGEDTVDRAAELAGLTRRLSLSQILKLHGATTETPGDHWKVYGTDVPRVRALPGVDVPLHPDLDYTEAEVRWAARHEQARTVEDVLARRLRALLLDARASIQTAPRVAALLAEELGRDEAWQECQVRAYSRLAQGYLLP from the coding sequence GTGACCCAGCCCACTGACCCCCGAACCCAGCAGCTTCAAGACGCTACCCAGCCCCAGACCTGGGATCTGCTGGTCATCGGCGGCGGAGCGTCTGGCCTCGGCACCGCGCTGGAAGCGGCCTCCCGCGGTTACCGCACCCTGCTGCTCGAAGCCCAGGACTATGCCAAGGGCACCAGCAGCCGAAGCACCAAACTGGTGCATGGCGGCGTCCGTTATCTGGCCCAGGGAAACATCTCGCTGGTTCGCGAGGCCCTGCACGAGCGGGGGCTGATGCGCCGCAACGCGCCGCACCTAGTCCGGGATCAGGCTTTTGTGGTGGCCGCCTACACGTGGTGGTCGGCCCCGTTTTACGGAGCCGGACTGAAGCTGTATGACTTGCTGGCCGGCAAACTCGGCCTCGGCCGCAGCCGCTATGTCACTGCCAGTGAGGCGCTTCGCCGTATTCCCACGCTGCGCCGCCCCGCGCTGAAGGGCGGCATCCTGTATTTCGATGGTCAGTTCGACGACGCCCGCATGGCCATCTCTCTGCTGCGGACGTTCCAGAATTTTGGTGGCGTTGCCCTGAACCATGCACCAGTGACGGGCCTGCTCCACGAGAACGGCAGGATTGCCGGCGCCGACTTCCGTGACAGCGAAACCGGTCAGACCCATTCCGTCCGGGCGCGCGCTGTTGTGAACGCCACCGGCGTCTTTGTCGATGAGGTCCGCCGCATGGAGGACCCTCACATTCAACCAATGCTCTCGCCCAGCCAGGGGGTTCATGTAGTGGTTGGCCGGCGCTTCCTTCCTGGCGACAGCGCCATCATGGTCCCGCGCACCGACGACGGGCGGGTGCTGTTCGCCGTTCCCTGGCACGGTCGGGTGGTGATCGGCACCACCGACACGCCGGTCCCTGAGACCAGTGCCGAACCCCGCGCCCTGGCGGAGGAAGTGGACTTCATCCTGCGCACGGCCGCGCAGTACATGGACCCTGCTCCGACCCAGGCCGACGTTCTGAGCGTGTTTGCCGGCCTGCGCCCCCTGGTCCGGGCCGCCGAAGGCACCGACACCAAGGCCCTGTCGCGCGACCACGTGATCCGCATCAGCGGCGGCGGGCTGGTTACCCTGACCGGCGGCAAGTGGACCACCTACCGCCGGATGGGTGAGGACACCGTGGACCGCGCGGCCGAGCTTGCCGGGCTGACCCGGCGCCTGAGCCTGTCCCAGATCCTGAAACTTCACGGAGCGACCACTGAGACTCCCGGCGACCACTGGAAGGTCTACGGGACGGACGTGCCCCGGGTCCGTGCGCTACCGGGCGTTGACGTGCCGCTGCATCCTGACCTGGACTACACGGAGGCGGAAGTCCGCTGGGCCGCCCGGCATGAGCAGGCCCGCACCGTGGAGGATGTGCTGGCCCGACGTCTGCGCGCGCTGCTGCTCGACGCGCGCGCGAGTATCCAGACCGCGCCGCGTGTGGCGGCCCTGCTGGCAGAGGAACTGGGCCGAGACGAAGCGTGGCAGGAGTGCCAGGTCCGTGCCTACTCCCGACTGGCGCAGGGCTACCTTCTGCCCTGA